Proteins encoded within one genomic window of Fusarium musae strain F31 chromosome 4, whole genome shotgun sequence:
- a CDS encoding hypothetical protein (EggNog:ENOG41), with product MDVAQAVSGYINKVVTTSDTSSAKMKILLLDRETVSIVSTAVTQSSLLNHEVYLIDRLDNAAREKMRHLRCLSFVRPSPESIQLLIDELRDPKYGEYHLYFTNVVKKSSLERLAEADDHEVVKLVQEHFADYNVINPDLFSFSFTLPQQRIWAGSPDTWNPDSLQRCSEGLVAVLLSLKKKPLIRYQKTSPLAKKLASEVRYLMTQEDSLFDFRKVDTPPILLVLDRREDPVTPLLTQWTYQAMVHHLLGIQNGRVDLSDVPDISPEQKEIVLSQDQDPFFKKNMFLNFGDLGGNIKEYVGQFQSKTKNNENIESISDMKRFIEEYPEFRKLSGNVSKHVTLVSELSRRVAADNLLENIQRLIQSPNVTPESKVGLVALYALRYHKHPSNTLPMLQDLLVAAGNVSPREADLVSKVTAYHNSLQASQSQGGISEIFESAGIFSGTGSRFKGLKGVENVYTQHSPLLETTLQNLIKGRLKDQQYPFVEGGGTTKDKPQDIIVFIVGGATYEEAKMIAELNASSPGVRVVLGGTTIHNSATFLEEVDDAVSSWPESRGRR from the exons ATGGACGTCGCCCAAGCAGTATCTGGGTACATCAATAAGGTGGTTACGACGAGCGATACGTCGTCTGCCAAGATGAAAATCCTCCTACTCGATAGAGAAACAGTCTCTATCGTCTCGACTGCGGTCACAcagtcttctcttctcaaccatGAAGTCTATCTCATCGATCGTCTGGACAACGCTGCGCGAGAGAAGATGCGACACCTACGATGTCTATCTTTCGTGCGGCCATCGCCGGAATCAATTCAACTACTCATAGATGAGCTTCGTGATCCCAAATATGGCGAGTATCACTTGTACTTTACAAATGTTGTCAAGAAGTCGTCCTTGGAACGAttggctgaggctgatgacCATGAGGTGGTCAAACTGGTCCAGGAGCACTTTGCTGATTACAATGTCATCAACCCTgatctcttttctttcagctTTACTCTTCCACAACAGAGAATCTGGGCAGGGAGTCCTGATACATGGAATCCTGACTCCTTACAGCGATGCTCAGAGGGTTTAGTTGCTGTCTTACTCTCACTCAAGAAAAAGCCCCTCATCAGGTACCAGAAGACAAGCCCCTTGGCGAAGAAGCTGGCATCAGAGGTCCGATATCTGATGACCCAAGAGGATTCACTATTTGACTTCCGAAAAGTCGACACTCCTCCCATTCTCCTTGTGTTGGATCGCCGGGAAGATCCAGTGACACCACTGCTCACACAATGGACATATCAAGCCATGGTCCACCATCTCTTGGGTATTCAGAACGGGCGCGTCGATCTGAGCGACGTTCCAGATATTAGCCCAGAGCAAAAGGAGATCGTTCTATCACAGGATCAGGACCCATTCTTCAAAAAGAACATGTTTCTGAACTTTGGCGACCTTGGAGGCAACATCAAGGAATATGTTGGCCAATTTCAGTCGAAAACCAAGAACAATGAGAACATCGAGTCAATATCGGATATGAAGCGATTTATCGAGGAATATCCAGAATTCAGAAAGCTCTCTGGCAACGTCAGCAAGCATGTTACCCTGGTATCAGAACTCAGCAGACGTGTAGCTGCCGACAATCTCCTAGAG AATATTCAGCGACTCATTCAATCACCGAATGTTACACCAGAAAGTAAGGTTGGCCTCGTAGCTTTATACGCTCTCCGCTATCATAAACATCCTTCCAACACTTTGCCCATGCTTCAGGACCTCCTTGTCGCTGCCGGAAACGTATCTCCGCGAGAGGCAGATTTGGTCAGCAAGGTGACGGCGTATCACAACTCCCTTCAAGCGTCACAGTCTCAGGGCGGAATATCAGAAATCTTCGAGTCAGCAGGCATTTTCTCTGGTACTGGCAGCCGCTTCAAGGGTCTCAAAGGAGTAGAAAATGTCTATACGCAACACAGCCCATTGTTAGAGACTACCCTACAGAACTTGATCAAAGGACGACTCAAGGACCAGCAATACCCCTTCGTCGAAGGTGGTGGTACGACCAAGGACAAACCTCAGGACATAATCGTATTTATCGTTGGGGGTGCGACTTatgaagaagccaagatgatCGCAGAGCTGAACGCGTCGAGTCCAGGCGTCAGAGTAGTTTTAGGAGGTACAACGATTCACAACTCGGCGACCTTCTTGGAGGAGGTGGATGACGCTGTCAGTTCATGGCCAGAGAGCCGTGGTAGGAGGTAG
- the SGE1 gene encoding multidrug transporter, whose translation MSGTTQLRPTYHGYVRDTTDALIIFEACLAGQLLHVPRRPHDRERQNVIKSGSIFVYEEHASGIKRWTDSITWSPSRIMGNYLVYRQLEKPFAPGEKKRAKGKGGKSTTQSGGISKPRQRNALPFQQGLEHGNEYPSVPSDEDRQLVGSLVDSYDFKEQGLVKKTISITYNGVPHHLISYYTVEDVKAGLLTSPADDQGLRGVVPRAELTNGQNFRAPIEESIGGAYMPGMRHSAAPATDAPAADAPAADASATGTSAVGTSATSASAVGTSATSASAIGTSATSASAIRATATSASAIHAPATGAPKWLPAVL comes from the exons ATGTCTGGAACCACGCAACTTCGACCGACGTACCATGGTTACGTCCGCGATACTACCGATGCCCTGATCATTTTTGAAGCATGTCTCGCTGGCCAACTGCTTCATGTTCCTCGTCGACCACATGACCGTGAGCGTCAAAATGTCATTAAAAGTGGTAGTATCTTCGTTTACGAAGAGCATGCTTCGGGAATCAAGCGCTGGACCGACAGCATTACATGGAGCCCTAGTCGCATCATGGGGAACTATCTCGTCTACCGCCAGCTTGAAAAGCCCTTCGCACCCGGAGAAAAGAAGCGCGCTAAGGGAAAGGGCGGCAAGTCAACCACGCAATCTGGAGGCATCTCGAAACCACGACAACGGAACGCTCTCCCTTTCCAACAAGGCCTGGAACATGGTAATGAGTACCCTTCTGTGCCTAGTGATGAGGACCGCCAGCTGGTCGGTTCGCTTGTCGACTCGTACGACTTCAAGGAACAAGGACTGGTCAAGAAGACTATCAGCATCACCTACAATGGCGTGCCccaccatctcatcagctACTATACGGTGGAGGACGTCAAGGCAGGTCTCTTGACTAGTCCCGCGGACGACCAAGGACTCCGCGGCGTTGTTCCTCGCGCCGAGCTCACGAATGGCCAGAATTTCCGCGCCCCGATCGAGGAATCAATAGGCGGCGCCTATATGCCAGGCATGAGGCATTCCGCTG CACCAGCCACAGATGCACCAGCCGCAGATGCACCAGCCGCAGATGCATCAGCCACAGGTACATCAGCCGTTGGCACATCAGCCACAAGTGCATCAGCCGTTGGCACATCAGCCACAAGTGCATCAGCCATTGGCACATCAGCCACAAGTGCATCAGCAATACGTGCAACAGCCACAAGCGCATCAGCCATACATGCACCAGCCACAGGTGCACCTAAATGGTTACCAGCCGTCCTATGA
- a CDS encoding hypothetical protein (CAZy:AA2), with the protein MKFTVLIAAALAAAPIPEAAAHPGMGETIKEIERIAARSWGSGWGGNKWPGQGNGGGSSSWPGQSNGNGGGSSSWPGQTNSGGSSSWPGQSSGGSGSGSGWSGDSFDAHSLIGDLATLSDKSLTSVGSDIKKILQGNGNPTSRERYFGCPSMNSQRCKRDTCCVWQYISNELEDKFRGEAGRCTRWARYAVRIGFHDAGTWSLKTASQGGGADGSIILSNELTRGENMGLQQIGEYYQTIYDKYHTQYGFTQVTMADLIQMGSNIAAVTCPLGPRVRSFVGRKDSTKANPGGLLPSVKSDALTLINLFKDKTIGPDDLVALIGAHTTSQQHHTNIDRDGDPQDSTPGVWDILFYQQTIDQDAPKRVYKFPSDVALANHPLTQPAFEAFASGSTGQAAWNVDYARAYVRLSLLGVNNINSLTECTKVLPQPVESYRHKDKGRFNKWLQTDDNSWTSKSVSKDVDDGYEISVPENKIPSRRGPWKTWTSTFKWW; encoded by the exons ATGAAGTTTACTGTCCTCATTGCAGCTGCTCTGGCTGCTGCGCCTATCCCAGAGGCTGCTGCTCACCCTGGCATGGGAGAGACCATCAAGGAGATCGAACGAATTGCTGCTCGTAGCTGGGGCAGCGGATGGGGTGGAAACAAGTGGCCAGGACAAGGCAACGGCGGCGGTTCGAGCTCGTGGCCTGGTCAGAGTAACGGCAATGGAGGCGGTTCCAGTTCTTGGCCTGGACAGACCAACAGTGGCGGTTCAAGCTCATGGCCCGGCCAGAGCAGCGGAGGTAGTGGCAGCGGCAGTGGCTGGTCCGGAGACAGCTTTGATGCCCACTCCCTCATCGGCGACCTTGCCACCCTCAGCGACAAGTCCCTCACTTCAGTCGGCAGtgacatcaagaagatccttCAAGGCAACGGCAACCCCACCAGCCGCGAGCGCTACTTCGGCTGCCCTTCCATGAACTCTCAACGTTGCAAGCGTGATACCTGCTGTGTCTGGCAGTACATTTCCAACGAGCTGGAGGACAAGTTCAGGGGCGAGGCTGGCCGCTGCACAAGATGGGCTCGATATGCTGTCCGTATCGGCTTTCACGATGCCGGCACCTGGTCTCTCAAGACCGCTTCCCAAGGCGGCGGTGCTGATGGCTCCATCATTCTCTCGAACGAGCTCACTCGTGGCGAGAACATGGGTCTTCAGCAGATTGGCGAGTACTACCAGACCATCTACGACAAGTACCACACACAGTATGGCTTCACCCAGGTCACCATGGCTGATCTGATCCAAATGGGCTCCAATATTGCTGCCGTTACCTGCCCTCTCGGTCCCCGTGTCCGCTCTTTCGTTGGACGCAAGGATAGCACCAAGGCCAACCCCGGCGGTCTCCTGCCTAGCGTTAAATCTGATGCTCTCACTCTgatcaacctcttcaaggacaagacAATTGGCCCCGATGACCTTGTTGCCCTGATCGGTGCGCACACAACCTCTCAGCAGCATCACACCAACATTGATCGTGATGGCGACCCTCAGGACAGTACTCCTGGTGTCTGGGATATCCTCTTCTACCAGCAAACCATTGATCAGGACGCCCCCAAGCGTGTCTACAAGTTCCCCAGTGATGTGGCCCTCGCCAACCATCCTCTTACCCAGCCTGCCTTTGAGGCCTTTGCCAGCGGCAGCACTGGCCAAGCTGCCTGGAATGTG GACTATGCACGCGCCTATGTCCGTCTCAGTCTCTTGGGTGTCAACAATATCAACAGCCTCACCGAGTGCACAAAGGTCCTCCCTCAACCCGTCGAGTCCTACCGCCACAAGGACAAGGGCCGATTCAACAAGTGGCTCCAGACCGACGATAACTCGTGGACCTCCAAGAGTGTCTCCAAGGATGTCGACGATGGTTACGAGATCTCTGTCCCTGAGAACAAGATTCCCTCCAGGCGTGGTCCCTGGAAGACATGGACCAGCACGTTCAAGTGGTGGTAA
- a CDS encoding hypothetical protein (EggNog:ENOG41~BUSCO:EOG092628LW), whose amino-acid sequence MVDTSYLAQQVNNSIAQLHGLFDEIGVPDHEREARESELFSALSEALNSQVRLVNSEKKEMVDEAKKIITMIHQMEASLDDSKRRRDYEDGDDLTITYPLTQCLQQLKEKHIQISRLHKERFEQVKKLVVALESYSSHLEPTFVQIPLPPTGPNQSIPPNFDLSSTYVDKLDNEFTRVYEEYSRRIATVQALADQTIGLWAELGIPQAQQDGAIVKYYRDAPEQLGLHEEDINRLRSKRDRLSDEKKNREKKLKELRSSVEALWIKLGVDESETKPFLNANRGCGVRQINEFEDELARLNELKRQNLHLFVEDSRIKLQELWDALYFCEDEMLEFTPAFSDVYSDALLEAHEREIARLEALKEQRAPTLALIDRHKSLIQERDDLAASSQDASRLMARGQKGEKRDPGKLLREEKMRKRIAKELPKITADLRKILAKWEDEYGRPFLVYGESYLDEIEASDGPKKGALPPRSKTPAGPPPSTIKPPKSVPNRAATKSAPPRSMTKTPTAGMPPKRSGHQATGSISSIPGSPARSPSRIPARVPLSNMKHGNNSPERPRAESRADTFRPGPPLMRAPPPKMRDLMARGDLEAPMNPYKSMGLNSSIVRHVEPEDVYDDRPRTARSNSNNSQYSSHPSNNSQFSSHPSNNSQYYSEESFHDPYSTIRSQGYRPMAPPRQISGNSMASTNISGSENWETYDDNSEPELDVSDAYYAKLRATRNKRFSPEPGRPTSSQSKRIRGIPPTASYNGPVMIDQDGNRIISGSEWTDEDAY is encoded by the exons ATGGTGGACACAAGTTACCTTGCGCAGCAGGTTAACAACAGCATTGCCCAGCTGCACGGTCTCTTCGATGAGATCGGCGTCCCTGATCATGAGCGCGAAGCTCGGGAATCTGAG TTGTTCTCAGCATTGTCTGAAGCACTCAATAGCCAAGTGCGACTAGTCAATtcagaaaagaaggagatggtcGACGAGGCAAAGAAGATCATTACCATGATTCACCAAATGGAGGCATCGTTGGACGATTCAAAACGTCGCCGTGACTACGAAGACGGTGACGACTTGACCATCACATATCCCCTAACACAATGCCTACAACAACTGAAGGAGAAGCATATACAAATCAGTCGCCTCCACAAGGAGCGCTTCGAGCAAGTCAAGA AACTCGTCGTGGCCCTTGAATCCTATTCCTCTCATCTTGAGCCCACATTCGTCCAAATCCCCTTACCACCTACAGGGCCTAACCAGTCCATTCCTCCCAACTTTGACCTTTCTTCCACCTACGTTGACAAACTTGACAATGAGTTCACACGAGTATATGAAGAGTATTCTCGTCGTATCGCTACTGTCCAAGCCCTTGCCGACCAGACCATTGGCCTATGGGCTGAGCTGGGCATTCCCCAAGCGCAGCAAGATGGCGCCATCGTCAAGTACTATCGCGATGCGCCTGAGCAACTTGGTCTACATGAGGAAGACATCAACCGACTCCGCTCCAAGCGCGACAGACTCtcagatgagaagaagaaccgcgaaaagaagctcaaggagctcagGTCTTCCGTCGAGGCTCTATGGatcaagcttggtgttgacgagAGCGAGACCAAGCCATTCCTTAACGCGAACCGCGGCTGCGGTGTGCGACAGATCAATGAGTTTGAGGACGAGCTGGCACGACTGAACGAGCTCAAACGTCAAAACCTCCACCTTTTCGTCGAAGATTCCCGCATCAAGCTTCAAGAACTCTGGGATGCGCTATACTTTTgcgaggatgagatgcttGAGTTCACCCCTGCCTTTTCCGATGTCTACAGCGACGCTCTTCTGGAGGCCCATGAGCGTGAAATTGCCCGCCTGGAAGCTCTCAAAGAACAGCGGGCACCCACATTGGCACTCATAGATAGACACAAGAGTTTGATCCAGGAGCGTGATGATCTCGCTGCCTCCAGTCAGGACGCATCGCGACTCATGGCACGCGGCCAGAAGGGTGAGAAGCGAGATCCTGGCAAGCTGCTCCGCGAGGAAAAGATGCGAAAGCGTATCGCCAAAGAACTCCCCAAGATCACAGCCGATCTACGCAAGATTCTTGCCAAATGGGAAGACGAATATGGGCGACCTTTCCTCGTGTATGGCGAGAGTTACTTGGACGAGATTGAGGCCTCAGATGGGCCAAAGAAGGGTGCACTACCGCCTCGTTCTAAGACACCCGCTGGTCCACCTCCCTCAACTATCAAACCACCCAAGTCTGTACCAAACCGAGCTGCAACCAAGtctgctcctcctcggtcCATGACCAAAACCCCTACAGCTGGCATGCCTCCTAAGCGATCTGGACACCAAGCTACAGGCTCCATTTCTAGTATACCTGGTAGCCCTGCAAGGAGTCCATCGCGAATTCCTGCTCGAGTACCGCTATCAAACATGAAGCACGGAAACAACTCTCCCGAACGGCCTCGTGCTGAGTCGCGAGCTGATACTTTCCGACCTGGTCCTCCTTTGATGCGGGCACCTCCTCCCAAGATGCGTGACCTGATGGCTCGGGGTGATCTCGAAGCCCCTATGAATCCCTACAAGTCCATGGGCCTCAATTCCAGCATTGTTCGCCATGTTGAGCCTGAGGACGTGTATGATGATCGCCCTAGAACAGCGAGATCCAACTCCAACAATTCTCAGTATAGCAGTCATCCCAGCAACAATTCACAGTTCAGCAGTCACCCAAGCAACAACTCTCAATACTATAGCGAAGAGAGCTTCCATGACCCATATTCTACCATCCGCTCACAAGGCTACCGTCCGATGGCTCCGCCAAGACAGATCTCTGGCAACTCAATGGCATCGACTAACATCTCCGGATCTGAAAACTGGGAGACATATGACGATAACAGCGAGCCTGAGCTTGACGTTTCAGATGCCTACTACGCCAAGCTAAGGGCGACTCGAAATAAGCGGTTCTCACCTGAGCCAGGTCGACCCACGAGCAGTCAATCCAAGCGCATACGCGGCATACCTCCGACGGCCTCATATAATGGGCCAGTGATGATTGACCAAGATGGTAACCGCATCATTTCAGGCAGTGAATGGACAGATGAGGATGCTTACTGA
- a CDS encoding hypothetical protein (BUSCO:EOG09263IMF~MEROPS:MER0004246) has protein sequence MSILSSAGFAPPQAVALLVVYCLVYVIPLYFSAATRPSPTRSRDAPEAIRARIFVVSLSTGACSLVTLYLLSSHGAIAVEKPLHFMGYWPPGLIDAARALWLTALLFAGPLYESLVIDGAAHQWLNLQPLRDLWTDWPTWRNMVAGPITEECLFRSAGVPLLLRSGASLTGTIFMSPLIFGLAHLHHFYEFRITHPRTPLPVAIARSLLQLSYTSLFGAYATFLFLRTGSLLAVVLVHTFCNCMGLPRLWGQLDPHWLPEGDPAVASSRKMWTVVYYVLLVGGLVAWWQNLYSLTETPMALAKF, from the exons ATGTCTATCCTGAGCTCTGCGGGGTTCGCACCGCCTCAAGCCGTAGCCTTGCTG GTCGTCTATTGTCTCGTCTACGTCATCCCTCTCTACTTCTCAGCTGCAACAAGGCCTTCACCCACTCGCTCCAGAGATGCTCCTGAGGCTATCCGCGCACGCATCTTTGTCGTCTCACTCTCAACGGGGGCATGCTCCCTCGTGACGCTATATCTACTCTCATCTCATGGCGCAATTGCCGTTGAGAAGCCCTTGCACTTCATGGGCTACTGGCCACCGGGGCTCATCGATGCTGCTCGTGCGCTTTGGCTCACGGCCCTGCTGTTTGCAGGCCCCTTGTATGAGTCTCTCGTCATCGATGGCGCGGCTCATCAATGGCTTAACCTTCAGCCTCTGAGGGATCTGTGGACTGACTGGCCAACCTGGAGAAACATGGTAGCG GGTCCTATTACCGAAGAATGCTTGTTCCGTTCTGCTGGTGTCCCACTGCTTCTCCGTTCTGGAGCCAGCCTAACTGGCACTATCTTCATGTCGCCGCTCATCTTCGGCCTGGCTCACCTTCATCACTTTTATGAGTTCCGTATCACTCACCCACGGACTCCTCTCCCTGTGGCTATTGCACGGTCATTACTTCAGCTGTCGTACACGTCCTTGTTCGGAGCATATGCCactttcttatttttaagaaCTGGTAGCTTGCTGGCCGTTGTGCTCGTGCACACCTTTTGCAACTGCATGGGCCTTCCACGTCTTTGGGGCCAGCTTGATCCTCACTGGCTACCAGAGGGTGATCCGGCCGTAGCCTCGTCTAGAAAGATGTGGACTGTTGTTTATTACGTACTTTTGGTGGGCGGCTTAGTTGCTTGGTGGCAGAATTTGTACTCGTTGACCGAGACACCGATGGCGCTGGCCAAGTTCTAA
- the MMM1 gene encoding ERMES complex subunit mmm1 (EggNog:ENOG41~BUSCO:EOG09262X74), with translation MEGDTCPRLIEPTLSFTQGLIVGQLSVVLVLAAFIKFFIFGDPPSADVTASLRATERRSRTLAHKRSLLSIRSPANRGDRSQDRSLSRKKSTVLRNPPTLTIGSILSKAYYNVDSHQPESLDWFNVLIAQTIAQFRSDAQHDDAILDSLTKALNGDSRPDFIDEIRVTELSLGEDFPILSNCRIIPVDEDGVSLAPGKKFDPATAARDGLRLQARMDVDLSDMLTLAVRTKLILNYPKKLSAVLPVELAVSVIRFSGTLSISFIPSNPSQSTPTRMIFNFLDDYRLDFEIRSLLGSRSKLHNVPKIAQLVEARLHRWFDERAVEPRFQEIALPSLWPRKKNTRGPEDASTERSESIGRSRGNDTGRDHREEVRGRGGDAEIRDRGAGGTVRHRRGTRSNDSDDFSMPGSLPDFQVVAS, from the exons ATGGAAGGAGATACCTGTCCCCGGCTGATAGAGCCGAC TCTATCATTTACGCAAGGTCTGATAGTCGGGCAGCTCTCCGTGGTTCTGGTACTGGCCGCATTCATCAaattcttcatctttggcgATCCTCCTTCAGCAGACGTCACAGCTTCGCTACGAGCTACCGAGCGACGGTCAAGGACTCTTGCTCACAAGCGCTCATTGCTAAGTATCAGGAGCCCGGCAAACCGTGGAGATAGATCTCAGGACAGATCTCTCAGCCGTAAGAAGTCCACTGTCCTCAGGAACCCTCCTACACTTACCATTGGATCGATCCTGAGTAAAGCGTACTACAATGTCGACAGCCATCAGCCTGAAAGTCTCGATTGGTTTAATGTTCTCATTGCGCAAACGATTGCTCAGTTTCGAAGTGATGCTCAGCATGACGATGCCATTCTTGATTCACTTACCAAGGCCTTGAATGGGGATTCCAGGCCGGATTTCATTGACGAGATTCGGGTCACAGAGTTGAGTCTGGGAGAAGACTTTCCGATCCTGAGCAATTGCCGTATTATCCCTgtcgatgaagatggagtgaGCCTTGCTCCTGGAAAGAAGTTTGATCCGGCAACGGCAGCAAGAGATGGCCTACGTCTCCAGGCACGTATGGACGTCGACCTGAGCGACATGCTTACTCTGGCCGTGAGGACaaaacttatcctaaactaTCCCAAGAAGCTATCAGCGGTTCTACCCGTGGAACTGGCCGTTTCTGTGATCAGATTCAGTGGCACCCTTTCCATCTCCTTCATTCCCAGCAACCCCTCTCAATCGACACCCACCAGGATGATCTTTAATTTCCTGGACGACTACAGACTGGATTTTGAGATTCGAAGCCTTCTCGGTAGTCGCTCCAAACTACACAACGTACCCAAGATTGCTCAACTTGTCGAGGCTCGCCTTCACCGTTGGTTTGATGAGCGAGCTGTTGAGCCTCGATTCCAGGAAATTGCACTACCAAGTCTCtggccgaggaagaagaacacAAGAGGTCCCGAGGATGCTTCGACCGAGAGAAGCGAATCTATCGGTCGATCAAGGGGTAATGATACTGGCCGGGATCACCGAGAGGAGGTACgtggacgaggaggagacgCAGAGATTAGAGATAGAGGAGCTGGAGGCACGGTTCGGCATCGACGAGGAACGAGAAGCAATGACAGCGATGACTTCTCGATGCCAGGATCACTACCTGATTTTCAGGTCGTGGCCTCATAA